The following are from one region of the Nicotiana tabacum cultivar K326 chromosome 3, ASM71507v2, whole genome shotgun sequence genome:
- the LOC107806462 gene encoding naringenin,2-oxoglutarate 3-dioxygenase, with protein MAPSTLTALAEEKTLQTSFIRDEDERPKVAYNQFSDEIPIISLKGIDDEGGINGRRGEICEKIVKACEDWGVFQVVDHGVDAQLISQMTTLAKQFFALPAEEKLRFDMSGGKKGGFIVSSHLQGEVVQDWREIVTYFSYPIRARDYSRWPDKPEGWIDVTQKYSEKLMELACKLLEVLSEAMGLEKEALTKACVDMDQKVVVNFYPKCPQPDLTLGLKRHTDPGTITLLLQDQVGGLQATKDNGKTWITVQPVVGAFVVNLGDHGHFLSNGRFKNADHQAVVNSNSSRLSIATFQNPAPEAIVYPLKIREGEKAVMDEPVAFAEMYRRKMSKDLELARLKKLAKEQQIQAEEAAEKAKSETKPIDEILA; from the exons ATGGCACCTTCGACATTGACAGCTCTAGCAGAGGAAAAGACACTTCAAACAAGTTTCATAAGAGATGAAGATGAGCGACCAAAAGTGGCGTACAACCAATTCAGCGATGAGATTCCGATCATATCGTTGAAGGGTATTGATGATGAGGGTGGAATTAATGGAAGAAGAGGTGAAATATGTGAAAAGATTGTCAAGGCATGTGAAGATTGGGGCGTTTTCCAGGTAGTTGATCATGGTGTTGATGCCCAACTTATCTCACAAATGACAACCCTTGCTAAACAATTCTTCGCTTTGCCTGCTGAGGAAAAGCTACGGTTTGACATGTCGGGTGGCAAGAAAGGTGGCTTCATTGTCTCTAGCCATCTACAG GGTGAAGTGGTCCAAGATTGGCGTGAAATAGTGACCTACTTCTCATACCCAATTCGGGCTAGAGACTACTCTAGATGGCCAGACAAACCAGAGGGATGGATAGATGTGACTCAAAAGTACAGTGAAAAGTTAATGGAGTTGGCTTGCAAATTATTGGAAGTACTATCAGAGGCTATGGGCTTAGAGAAGGAGGCCTTAACCAAGGCATGTGTGGATATGGACCAAAAAGTGGTTGTCAATTTTTACCCAAAGTGTCCACAGCCTGACCTTACCCTTGGGCTGAAACGACACACTGATCCAGGAACCATCACCCTCTTGTTACAAGACCAAGTTGGTGGGCTTCAAGCCACTAAAGATAATGGCAAAACTTGGATTACTGTTCAGCCCGTTGTTGGCGCTTTTGTTGTCAATCTTGGTGACCATGGTCAT TTTTTGAGCAATGGAAGGTTTAAGAACGCTGATCATCAAGCAGTGGTGAACTCGAATAGCAGCAGATTATCGATAGCTACGTTTCAGAATCCAGCACCAGAGGCAATAGTGTATCCTTTGAAAATTAGGGAAGGAGAGAAGGCAGTGATGGACGAGCCCGTAGCATTTGCAGAAATGTATAGGAGGAAAATGAGTAAGGACCTTGAGCTTGCTAGGCTCAAGAAACTAGCCAAGGAGCAGCAAATACAAGCTGAAGAAGCTGCTGAGAAGGCCAAGTCGGAAACCAAGCCTATTGATGAAATTCTTgcttaa